The Equus quagga isolate Etosha38 chromosome 2, UCLA_HA_Equagga_1.0, whole genome shotgun sequence genome has a window encoding:
- the ATOH7 gene encoding transcription factor ATOH7: MKSCKPSNPAAAARAAAPCAGGAECAGTCSGAGRLESAARRRLAANARERRRMQGLNTAFDRLRRVVPQWGQDKKLSKYETLQMALSYIMALTRILAEAERFGSERDWVSLHCEHFGRDHYLPFAGAKLPAESEPYGQRLFGFQPEPFQMAS, encoded by the coding sequence ATGAAGTCCTGCAAGCCCAGCAACCCGGCGGCGGCAGCGCGCGCCGCGGCCCCGTGCGCTGGCGGCGCCGAATGCGCGGGCACGTGCTCCGGGGCCGGACGGCTGGAGAGCGCGGCGCGCAGGCGTCTAGCGGCCAACGCGCGCGAGCGCCGCCGCATGCAGGGGCTCAACACGGCCTTCGACCGCCTGCGCAGGGTGGTCCCCCAGTGGGGCCAGGATAAAAAGCTGTCCAAGTACGAGACTCTGCAGATGGCGCTGAGCTACATCATGGCTCTGACTCGCATCCTGGCCGAGGCCGAGCGATTCGGCTCGGAGCGGGACTGGGTCAGTCTCCACTGTGAGCACTTCGGCCGAGACCACTATCTTCCATTCGCGGGCGCGAAGCTGCCGGCAGAGAGCGAGCCCTACGGCCAGAGGCTCTTCGGCTTCCAGCCCGAGCCCTTCCAGATGGCCAGTTAG